One Rudaeicoccus suwonensis genomic window carries:
- a CDS encoding class I adenylate-forming enzyme family protein, translating into MRLYTDEQVTQFERDGWWSGRTWVDEFDRRARDNPDRISLVDPVNRESITDGPPRRLTWSEVAQEVHDLARALHRCGVRQGDVVGVQLPNSVELAMAYIATATIGAIASPFPIQYDAHELRQMGERAGMTAFLTVGRAGKRHPASTAAGLVAAVPSLRSVLAWGKELPVGVIDLGPALRDDHDDAEFGRHLAGLVRHPNDCVTLCWTSGTEGIPKGVPRAHGDWMTIALGTIETPRLTSQDVLLNPFPMVNAGGMAGMFLPWLMLGARLVQHQPFDMETFIGQIEHERVTYTCAPPSVLDALVGTQEALAGRDISSLRAVGSGSAPMAGWMIEAWERRHGVEVLNLFGSNEGLCLFGCPDTIPDPAQRGRLFPRPGDDSFAWRTRIGRESRSRLVDLVTGEDIDEPGRPGELRVSSPAIIAGYWGDAPSPFDELGYYRTGDIFEFTDDERHLLVYVDRAKDLISRGGYKISAAEIESLLSAHPKVAEIGVVGMPDERLGEKVCAFVAPVDPHDPPTLDDLLDLLREQQVTRFKWPERLEVIEQLPRNPVGKVLKRDLRDQLRAPSS; encoded by the coding sequence GTGAGGCTTTACACCGACGAGCAGGTCACGCAGTTCGAGCGCGACGGCTGGTGGAGCGGCCGCACCTGGGTCGACGAGTTCGACCGACGCGCCCGCGACAACCCGGACCGGATCTCACTCGTCGATCCGGTCAACCGCGAGAGCATCACCGACGGTCCGCCCCGCCGACTGACCTGGTCCGAGGTTGCGCAGGAGGTGCACGATCTGGCCCGCGCCCTGCACCGCTGCGGTGTTCGGCAGGGCGACGTGGTCGGTGTGCAACTGCCCAACTCGGTCGAGTTGGCGATGGCGTACATCGCGACGGCCACCATCGGGGCGATCGCCTCGCCGTTCCCGATCCAGTACGACGCGCACGAGTTGCGTCAGATGGGTGAGCGCGCTGGCATGACGGCTTTCCTGACCGTCGGGCGGGCCGGCAAACGACACCCCGCCAGCACGGCAGCCGGCCTCGTCGCTGCGGTGCCCTCACTGCGGTCGGTGCTCGCGTGGGGGAAAGAACTGCCGGTTGGGGTGATCGACCTGGGGCCGGCCCTTCGAGACGACCACGACGATGCGGAGTTCGGGCGGCATCTGGCCGGGCTGGTGCGGCATCCCAACGACTGCGTGACGCTGTGCTGGACCTCCGGCACCGAGGGAATACCCAAGGGAGTTCCACGCGCACATGGCGACTGGATGACGATCGCCCTCGGCACCATCGAGACACCCCGACTGACATCACAGGACGTGCTGCTGAACCCGTTCCCGATGGTGAACGCCGGTGGCATGGCCGGGATGTTCCTGCCGTGGCTGATGCTCGGCGCGCGACTGGTGCAGCACCAGCCCTTCGACATGGAGACCTTCATCGGACAGATCGAGCACGAGCGTGTCACCTACACGTGCGCCCCGCCATCCGTGCTCGACGCTCTTGTCGGGACGCAGGAGGCGCTCGCCGGTCGCGACATCTCATCGCTGCGCGCGGTCGGATCCGGCTCGGCGCCCATGGCGGGCTGGATGATCGAGGCGTGGGAACGCCGGCACGGGGTGGAGGTGCTCAACCTCTTCGGCTCGAACGAAGGCCTGTGCCTGTTCGGCTGCCCGGACACGATTCCCGATCCCGCCCAGCGCGGCCGACTGTTCCCGCGGCCGGGCGACGACAGTTTCGCCTGGCGCACCCGCATCGGTCGTGAGAGCCGGTCGCGGCTGGTCGATCTGGTCACCGGCGAGGACATCGACGAACCGGGTCGACCCGGCGAACTTCGGGTGTCCTCCCCTGCGATCATCGCCGGCTACTGGGGCGATGCGCCGTCGCCGTTCGACGAACTGGGGTACTACCGCACCGGCGACATCTTCGAGTTCACCGACGACGAGCGCCACCTGCTGGTGTATGTCGATCGTGCCAAGGACCTCATCAGTCGTGGTGGCTACAAGATCTCGGCGGCCGAGATCGAGTCACTGCTGTCGGCGCATCCCAAGGTCGCCGAGATCGGCGTCGTGGGGATGCCGGACGAACGCCTCGGCGAAAAGGTGTGCGCCTTCGTCGCGCCGGTGGACCCGCACGACCCACCCACCCTCGACGACCTGTTGGACCTGTTGCGCGAGCAGCAGGTGACGCGCTTCAAATGGCCCGAACGGCTGGAGGTCATCGAACAACTACCGCGCAATCCCGTCGGCAAGGTCCTCAAACGCGACCTGCGCGACCAACTGCGAGCACCGTCGTCATGA
- a CDS encoding winged helix-turn-helix transcriptional regulator, which yields MAGSARASEQQVTRLEAGGPNSIAVANGIIGDEWTLWIVRMGLNGITQYNEWLNAGPISSSVLNSRLNRLVETDIMQRVEYTSRPVRHDYVLTARGRSMWPVLLTMWDWERVWVHSPDAHLPLMQHTLCEQVFSPVLRCEACDEQVAARDLTATEGPSGGWDRSIPAAATRRRSHSGHRPDAVIDQTMAMIGNRWSVALLGSVFLGATRFGQFEQQMGAPPTIVAERLRTFCDIGVLDKTPSAQRSDWTDYRLTEKGRAFFPVVASVLEWGQRWFRAPEGPALRIVHRQCRRTFHPRLTCSVCQAGLRGHSVRTIPDPDDAAVRATIA from the coding sequence GTGGCCGGGTCGGCACGAGCATCCGAACAGCAGGTCACCCGACTGGAGGCCGGCGGCCCGAACTCGATCGCCGTCGCCAACGGCATCATCGGCGACGAGTGGACGCTGTGGATCGTGCGGATGGGCCTCAACGGCATCACGCAGTACAACGAGTGGCTGAACGCCGGGCCCATCTCCAGTTCGGTGCTCAACTCACGCCTCAACCGGTTGGTCGAGACCGACATCATGCAGCGGGTGGAGTACACCTCCCGCCCGGTGCGCCACGACTACGTCCTCACCGCACGCGGCCGCTCGATGTGGCCGGTGCTGCTGACCATGTGGGACTGGGAACGTGTGTGGGTACACAGCCCCGACGCGCACCTTCCGCTGATGCAGCACACGCTGTGCGAGCAGGTCTTCTCACCCGTGCTGCGCTGCGAGGCCTGCGACGAGCAGGTGGCCGCCCGTGATCTCACCGCCACAGAGGGACCGAGTGGCGGATGGGACCGCAGCATTCCTGCCGCCGCGACCCGCCGGCGCTCCCACTCCGGGCATCGCCCGGATGCCGTGATCGATCAGACGATGGCCATGATCGGAAACCGTTGGTCGGTCGCCCTGCTCGGCTCGGTCTTCCTCGGTGCCACGCGCTTCGGTCAGTTCGAGCAGCAGATGGGCGCACCGCCGACGATCGTCGCCGAACGATTGCGCACCTTCTGCGACATCGGCGTGCTCGACAAGACCCCTAGCGCGCAACGGTCCGACTGGACCGACTACCGACTGACCGAGAAAGGGCGGGCGTTCTTTCCCGTCGTCGCCTCTGTCCTGGAGTGGGGCCAGCGTTGGTTCCGCGCGCCCGAAGGACCTGCTCTGCGCATCGTGCACCGGCAGTGCCGCCGCACCTTCCACCCGCGCCTGACCTGCAGCGTCTGCCAGGCCGGACTGCGCGGACACTCGGTGCGCACCATCCCCGACCCGGATGACGCCGCGGTACGCGCGACCATCGCGTAA
- a CDS encoding SDR family oxidoreductase, which produces MAVQVAGSVAFVTGGNRGIGRAFVEELLAGGAARVYCGARTPAEVPDELRAAGAVVVPLDVTDDASVVAAAQACGDVTVVINNAGLHGRDRLVLAQDPQMARREMEVNYFGPLNMIRAFAPVLAANGGGAIVNVLSVAGAMPTAFMGGYSPAKSAALFLSIIARAELEPNGTSVTALIVGSVDTRMADHVEGAKEDPRTIAATGLQAMERGERIRDTDAMAIEARAKYALDPVRWERGMAKVMNATTSLNTGRS; this is translated from the coding sequence ATGGCGGTGCAGGTAGCCGGTTCGGTCGCTTTCGTGACTGGTGGCAATCGCGGAATCGGCCGTGCGTTCGTCGAGGAGTTGCTCGCCGGAGGTGCGGCGCGGGTCTACTGCGGAGCACGCACCCCCGCTGAGGTTCCGGACGAACTTCGGGCGGCGGGCGCGGTGGTCGTACCCCTCGACGTCACGGATGACGCATCCGTGGTGGCCGCGGCGCAGGCGTGTGGCGACGTCACCGTCGTCATCAACAACGCCGGCCTGCACGGCCGGGACAGGTTGGTGCTTGCCCAGGACCCGCAGATGGCCCGTCGCGAGATGGAGGTCAACTACTTCGGGCCGCTGAACATGATCCGGGCCTTCGCTCCGGTGCTCGCTGCCAACGGCGGCGGTGCGATCGTCAACGTGCTCTCGGTGGCCGGCGCGATGCCCACGGCGTTCATGGGTGGTTACTCACCGGCGAAGTCCGCGGCGCTGTTCCTGTCGATCATCGCCCGCGCCGAACTCGAACCGAACGGCACCAGCGTCACGGCTCTGATCGTCGGATCGGTGGACACCCGGATGGCCGATCATGTCGAAGGCGCGAAGGAGGATCCGCGGACCATTGCGGCCACGGGCCTGCAGGCGATGGAGCGTGGCGAGCGAATCCGGGACACCGACGCCATGGCCATCGAAGCGCGTGCCAAGTACGCCCTGGATCCGGTGCGGTGGGAGCGCGGTATGGCGAAGGTCATGAACGCCACCACCTCGTTGAACACCGGCCGTTCCTGA
- a CDS encoding ABC transporter ATP-binding protein, producing the protein MLEIQNLVLRFGGITALEGVSFTVADDEICGLIGPNGAGKTSLFNCVTRVYLPTEGTITYDGQDLLALRRHQVVQKGIARTFQNLALFPSLTVLENTMVGAHSRSTPGLLACALSWPTTHRVRRELESEAWYVLEELGLADLAHSPAHGHPFGTLKRVELARALMSRPSLMLLDEPAGGLTHAEVHELSELILRMRSTFGFSALLVEHHMGMVMGTCDHVVAMDFGRTIADGTPREVQQSPAVIDAYLGRTA; encoded by the coding sequence ATGCTGGAGATCCAAAATCTGGTGCTGCGGTTCGGTGGCATCACTGCTCTCGAGGGCGTCAGCTTCACCGTCGCCGACGACGAGATCTGCGGGCTGATCGGCCCCAACGGCGCCGGCAAGACGTCGCTGTTCAACTGTGTGACCCGGGTCTATCTGCCCACCGAAGGCACGATCACGTATGACGGGCAGGACCTCCTGGCCCTGCGGCGTCACCAGGTGGTGCAGAAGGGCATCGCACGCACCTTCCAGAACCTCGCGTTGTTCCCGTCGCTGACCGTCCTGGAGAACACCATGGTCGGGGCACACTCGCGGTCGACGCCCGGTCTGCTCGCGTGCGCGCTGAGCTGGCCCACCACGCACCGCGTGCGCCGCGAGCTGGAATCCGAGGCGTGGTACGTCCTGGAGGAACTGGGTCTGGCCGACCTCGCGCACTCGCCGGCGCACGGTCACCCGTTCGGCACGTTGAAGCGCGTCGAGCTGGCACGAGCGCTGATGAGCCGGCCGTCGCTGATGCTGCTGGACGAACCGGCCGGTGGCCTCACCCACGCCGAAGTGCACGAACTCAGCGAGCTCATCCTGCGGATGCGCAGCACGTTCGGCTTCAGCGCCCTGCTGGTCGAGCACCACATGGGCATGGTCATGGGCACCTGCGACCACGTCGTGGCCATGGATTTCGGTCGCACGATCGCCGACGGAACACCGCGCGAGGTGCAGCAGTCCCCCGCGGTCATCGACGCCTACCTGGGGCGGACGGCATGA
- a CDS encoding ABC transporter ATP-binding protein, with protein sequence MSTAPTVESAQTGLAPLLEITGLSAGYGAANVLHDIDLSVQPGEAVVVLGANGAGKTTLLRAISGLIPHNGSIRVDATDVGRIRPDVMLRMGIAHVPQGRGTLTDMTIQDNLKVGAVSRKDARAVAQDIDQWYSVFPALGKRRRQIAGTLSGGEQQMLALARAMMARPRLLLCDEVSLGLAPLIVQGIFEVLTEVNATSGTALLLVEQNAELALAVASRVYLLEVGSVAAHGPSAEFRNNDAIRRAYLGY encoded by the coding sequence ATGAGCACCGCGCCGACGGTCGAGAGCGCACAGACCGGTCTTGCTCCGTTGCTGGAGATCACCGGCCTCAGCGCCGGGTATGGCGCAGCCAACGTGCTGCACGACATCGACCTGAGCGTGCAGCCCGGTGAGGCGGTCGTGGTGCTCGGCGCAAACGGCGCAGGCAAGACGACGCTGCTGCGGGCGATCTCGGGCCTGATCCCGCACAACGGCTCGATCCGGGTGGACGCCACCGACGTCGGTCGCATCCGACCCGACGTCATGCTCCGGATGGGTATCGCTCATGTGCCGCAAGGCCGCGGAACGCTCACCGACATGACCATCCAGGACAACCTGAAAGTCGGTGCCGTCAGCCGGAAGGACGCCCGCGCGGTCGCCCAGGACATCGACCAGTGGTATTCGGTCTTTCCCGCGCTCGGGAAGCGGCGCAGGCAGATAGCGGGGACCCTGTCCGGCGGCGAACAACAGATGCTCGCGCTGGCTCGCGCGATGATGGCGCGGCCGCGGCTCCTGCTGTGCGACGAGGTCAGCCTCGGTCTGGCGCCGCTGATCGTGCAGGGCATTTTCGAGGTGCTCACCGAGGTCAACGCCACGTCGGGAACGGCGCTGCTGCTGGTCGAACAGAACGCCGAGCTCGCCCTTGCCGTCGCCTCCCGTGTCTACCTCCTCGAAGTCGGATCCGTCGCGGCGCACGGCCCGAGCGCGGAGTTCCGCAACAACGATGCGATCCGACGCGCCTACCTCGGGTACTGA